One region of Candidatus Thiopontia autotrophica genomic DNA includes:
- a CDS encoding MBL fold metallo-hydrolase, whose protein sequence is MRFASLGSGSKGNGTLFETEETTILVDCGFSLKQTEIRLQRLGKALDEIDAILVTHEHGDHLGGVRRLAKKTGCPVWMTSGTAAEAERRHGLFDSVRVIGGFERFSIGAIEVSPFHVSHDAEEPIQFTFSNGKQRVGLLTDTGEVSSHIERQLDGCDALLLECNYDPDMLAIGPYPYSLKKRVMGRLGHLSNQQAAMLLHEIDTSSLQHLVVMHLSEQNNCEEKAVSAVSGALGCEKKWISIASQKDGLGWREIV, encoded by the coding sequence AGTGGCAGCAAGGGTAATGGGACACTGTTTGAAACAGAAGAGACCACAATTCTTGTTGATTGTGGGTTCTCACTGAAACAGACTGAGATTCGTCTGCAGCGGTTGGGAAAAGCTCTCGATGAGATTGATGCGATCCTGGTTACGCATGAGCATGGTGATCATCTTGGTGGTGTCAGGCGGTTAGCCAAAAAAACAGGATGTCCGGTATGGATGACGTCTGGTACTGCAGCGGAGGCTGAGCGTAGACATGGTCTGTTTGATTCAGTCAGAGTTATTGGTGGGTTTGAAAGGTTCTCTATTGGTGCCATAGAGGTTTCCCCATTCCATGTGTCACATGATGCAGAGGAGCCGATCCAGTTTACCTTCTCTAATGGGAAGCAAAGGGTTGGTCTGTTGACTGATACAGGGGAGGTCTCTTCTCACATAGAAAGACAGCTTGATGGATGTGATGCGCTGTTGCTTGAGTGCAATTATGATCCTGATATGTTGGCTATAGGCCCATATCCATATTCATTAAAGAAAAGGGTTATGGGGAGGCTTGGACACTTGAGTAATCAGCAGGCGGCAATGTTGCTGCATGAGATAGATACATCTTCACTGCAGCATCTTGTTGTAATGCACTTGAGCGAGCAGAATAATTGTGAAGAGAAGGCGGTTTCCGCAGTTAGTGGTGCCTTGGGTTGTGAAAAAAAATGGATCTCAATTGCTAGCCAAAAGGATGGGCTGGGTTGGAGAGAGATAGTTTGA